From the Daphnia magna isolate NIES linkage group LG3, ASM2063170v1.1, whole genome shotgun sequence genome, one window contains:
- the LOC123470469 gene encoding uncharacterized protein LOC123470469: MASELHPPSSFSFDGDLPTKWALWKKQFVWYLKATKKNKDDEDVQVGVLITLLGQEGLRIYETFTWTTAGDENKINPVLAKFDAHFQPRKSQTFERYKFLTRHQREGESCESFLLELQSLIATCEYDTQRDSILRDQIVIGVADVKTREKLLFDPQLTLVKAVEIIRACETSSLITEKMSAEAVNRLTLEKLKRSRPSDRRGSADKSGHRKSIEQITNCKWCGGSHSRRNCPAYGKQCTKCGKPNHFEKVCDSEENVASIDSYVVHSLSDRQDSQWNV; the protein is encoded by the coding sequence ATGGCGAGTGAATTGCATCCACCGTCATCCTTTTCGTTTGATGGTGATCTGCCTACTAAATGGGCACTTTGGAAAAAGCAGTTTGTGTGGTACTTAAAggccacaaagaaaaacaaagacgaTGAAGATGTTCAAGTGGGCGTATTGATCACGTTGCTAGGCCAAGAAGGGCTCCGAATTTACGAGACGTTCACGTGGACAACAGCTGGTGATGAGAACAAAATTAATCCAGTCTTGGCTAAGTTTGATGCTCATTTTCAACCCCGAAAAAGTCAAACTTTTGAACGCTACAAGTTTCTCACTCGTCATCAACGTGAGGGTGAGTCATGTGAGTCGTTTTTATTGGAACTTCAGTCCCTTATCGCAACCTGTGAGTATGATACGCAACGAGACTCCATTCTGCGCGATCAAATCGTTATCGGTGTGGCAGACGTTAAAACACGTGAGAAATTGTTGTTCGACCCTCAATTAACATTGGTGAAGGCGGTTGAAATTATTCGAGCGTGTGAAACATCATCATTGATAACTGAAAAAATGTCAGCAGAGGCAGTCAACAGATTGACCTTGGAAAAACTCAAACGGTCGAGGCCCTCGGACCGACGTGGCTCAGCAGACAAGTCTGGACATCGCAAGAGTATCGAACAAATCACAAATTGTAAGTGGTGCGGTGGCAGTCATTCTAGGCGTAATTGTCCAGCTTACGGGAAACAGTGCACAAAATGTGGTAAGCCCAACCATTTTGAGAAAGTTTGTGACAGCGAAGAAAACGTTGCTAGTATAGACTCGTATGTGGTTCACTCGTTGAGTGATCGCCAAGACTCGCAGTGGAACGTTTAA
- the LOC123470467 gene encoding uncharacterized protein K02A2.6-like codes for MYQKVFIGIGKLPVEHHIKLKDNYVSVVRPPRRVPFKLRDPVKNELDDMEKLKLVCKVTEPTEWVNPMLAIQKADGDVRICLDPVDLNKEVKRQHYPVPTAQELFARIGKAKYFSTLDATSGFLQIPLTEESSYMATFATPFGRYRFLRLPFGISSAPEVYQQTMEQFFGDLEGVEIYFDDFFVRGETREEHDQRLQAVFDRCVKVNLKLNAKKCKFLLPELPWIGHVISFQQLKPDPAKVSAIKAFKEPSSKEELQRLLGMVNYLSKFCEHLSPLTKPLRDLLKSDVEWVWDSGSALILQSVKELVSSAPVLRLFDPKLPVTVSVDASPYGLGAVLLQDGQPIEFASRSLTDTQRRYAQIEKELLAVQFGMTHFHHYVYGNQRMRLQLQVYSYQLLYKPGKELYLADTLSRAPDTQEYATDQSQINEEFVHAMLSYVIPGETAKEKYAKATQSDATLQLVIGLVEVGWPNHKRDCPVPAKPFWSERASLSTAGGLLLRGHQVVVPVSLQSEILKQFHDGHFGESKCLERAKSVAYWPGYVEEIRNLVAGCRICQERRHQNPHQQYYPVEVPDHPFQRVATDFFHLRGKDYLLTVDYYSKWPCVVEMTSTTSAAKIKELDKIFSDFGVPEVLVSDNGPQFGSADFRASACHLAISHVTSSPFYPESNGQAERSVQTVKAAFVKSMEDGRTLQDTLRAIRSTPIGNGLPSPSVLLQSRNLRGSLPFLSEALRHQNVSSGAIAAALKRRQMTAAFHQKAARSSRYSILTLGQPVRVRVGKKWVRGNVKLGEPVVHPAKATAQKQSAVPPKSSLEQQQPSRVYTPCSRQQSVFSFPALSLPRSVISSQPPAVLQPPALQPIPSVVVLPLPPNPVRVARQVVRKPLTVKVWPSSSRSSSRLAAQRPTLLPEQRRSVSLSPARPPDPAAQVTEENLGAEPAAESTSLTPAKPSEAVQE; via the exons ATGTATCAAAAAGTTTTCATTGGTATTGGCAAATTGCCAGTGGAGCATCATATCAAACTCAAAGACAATTACGTGTCAGTTGTTCGCCCGCCAAGACGAGTGCCGTTTAAGCTACGAGATCCAGTAAAGAATGAGCTTGATGACAtggaaaaattgaaattagtCTGCAAAGTGACGGAACCGACTGAATGGGTTAACCCTATGCTAGCTATACAAAAAGCCGATGGTGACGTCCGAATTTGCCTGGATCCAGTTGATTTAAACAAAGAAGTTAAGCGTCAACACTATCCGGTACCGACAGCACAAGAGTTGTTTGCTCGCATTGGCAAAGCCAAGTATTTCTCCACGCTAGATGCAACATCTGGGTTTCTACAAATCCCGCTGACGGAGGAATCCAGTTATATGGCGACGTTCGCAACACCATTCGGGCGTTATCGTTTCTTGCGGCTGCCGTTTGGCATCTCTTCGGCACCGGAAGTGTATCAGCAGACAATGGAACAGTTCTTTGGTGATCTTGAAGGCGTTGAAATATATTTTGACGATTTTTTCGTGAGGGGAGAGACTCGAGAAGAACACGACCAGCGGTTGCAAGCAGTATTTGATCGATGTGTAAAAGTGAATCTCAAACTTAATGCTAAAAAGTGCAAGTTTCTCCTCCCGGAGCTGCCATGGATCGGTCATGTCATCTCTTTCCAGCAGTTAAAGCCAGATCCAGCCAAAGTAAGTGCCATTAAGGCGTTTAAAGAACCGAGTTCAAAAGAAGAATTACAGCGGTTGTTGGGAATGGTGAACTATTTATCCAAATTTTGTGAACATTTGTCACCCCTAACGAAACCTTTGCGTGATTTGTTAAAAAGTGACGTCGAGTGGGTGTGGGACAGCGGCAGCGCCCTCATTTTACAGTCCGTCAAAGAACTAGTGAGCTCGGCGCCGGTCTTGCGCTTATTTGATCCAAAGTTACCGGTTACGGTCTCAGTCGACGCGTCCCCTTATGGCCTTGGAGCTGTACTCCTGCAAGATGGTCAGCCCATTGAATTTGCGTCGCGGTCACTGACAGACACACAACGTCGCTATGCCCAAATTGAAAAGGAGTTGTTAGCAGTGCAGTTTGGCATGACACACTTCCATCACTATGTCTACGGAAATCAG CGGATGCGACTACAGCTGCAGGTTTACAGTTATCAACTTCTCTACAAGCCCGGGAAGGAACTCTATCTGGCAGATACGCTCAGCAGAGCGCCAGACACTCAGGAATACGCGACAGATCAGTCACAAATAAATGAAGAATTTGTACATGCAATGCTCAGCTACGTCATCCCAGGAGAAACggctaaagaaaaatatgctAAGGCTACTCAGAGTGATGCTACGTTGCAACTTGTCATCGGATTAGTGGAAGTGGGGTGGCCGAATCACAAACGAGATTGCCCGGTGCCGGCTAAGCCGTTTTGGTCGGAAAGGGCCAGTTTATCAACAGCTGGTGGTTTGCTTCTGCGAGGACATCAGGTGGTGGTTCCCGTCTCTCTGCAGTCGGAAATATTGAAGCAGTTTCATGATGGCCACTTCGGAGAGTCTAAATGTCTCGAAAGAGCCAAATCAGTTGCTTACTGGCCAGGATATGTCGAAGAAATACGCAACCTTGTAGCCGGATGCCGCATATGTCAAGAGCGGCGTCACCAAAATCCACATCAGCAGTATTATCCAGTGGAAGTTCCGGATCACCCCTTTCAGCGTGTGGCGACGGATTTCTTCCACTTACGTGGTAAAGACTACTTGTTAACCGTTGACTACTACAGTAAGTGGCCCTGTGTCGTCGAGATGACCTCAACAACAAGTGCAGCCAAAATCAAAGAATTAGATAAAATATTCTCTGATTTTGGAGTGCCGGAAGTGCTTGTGTCGGATAATGGCCCGCAATTTGGCAGCGCTGACTTCCGAGCGTCTGCTTGTCATCTCGCCATATCTCACGTCACATCAAGTCCATTTTATCCAGAGTCAAATGGTCAGGCGGAGAGATCAGTACAAACTGTAAAAGCGGCGTTTGTTAAGTCCATGGAGGATGGTCGCACGCTCCAGGATACACTCCGTGCAATTCGTTCAACTCCCATCGGCAATGGTTTGCCCTCACCGTCAGTGTTGTTGCAGTCGCGAAATCTACGAGGAAGTTTACCGTTCCTGTCGGAGGCATTACGTCATCAAAACGTGTCATCGGGAGCTATAGCAGCGGCATTAAAGCGTCGCCAAATGACAGCAGCCTTTCATCAAAAAGCAGCCCGTTCGTCTCGCTACTCCATTCTAACACTCGGTCAGCCAGTCAGAGTCCGTGTAGGAAAAAAGTGGGTACGCGGAAACGTCAAGCTA GGAGAACCTGTCGTTCATCCAGCAAAGGCCACAGCTCAAAAACAGTCAGCAGTTCCCCCTAAATCGTCCTTGGAGCAGCAGCAGCCCAGTCGTGTCTACACACCTTGTTCCAGGCAACAGTCGGTGTTTTCGTTTCCGGCCCTGTCCTTGCCACGGTCGGTTATTTCGTCGCAGCCGCCGGCTGTACTTCAGCCCCCAGCTCTGCAGCCGATTCCATCAGTTGTGGTGTTGCCCCTCCCTCCAAATCCTGTTCGTGTCGCTCGTCAAGTTGTTCGCAAGCCATTGACGGTCAAAGTCTGGCCATCGAGTTCCCGGAGTAGTTCCAGGTTGGCAGCGCAACGTCCCACCCTATTGCCAGAGCAGCGACGGTCCGTCTCATTGAGCCCAGCTCGCCCTCCTGATCCGGCTGCGCaagtaacagaagaaaatttgggAGCGGAACCAGCGGCCGAGTCGACTAGTCTAACTCCAGCCAAACCGTCGGAAGCCGTTCAAGAGTAG